The Lycium ferocissimum isolate CSIRO_LF1 chromosome 10, AGI_CSIRO_Lferr_CH_V1, whole genome shotgun sequence genome window below encodes:
- the LOC132033399 gene encoding probable inactive receptor kinase At5g67200, translated as MKIHQLLVVIFSILLLYLSSLTTASSHLHSHSTGNISLPSDASALLAFKYKADLGNKLEFSANTSFRFCKWKGVQCSEKKVVRVIIEGLSLGGTFPSNTLSNLDQLRVLSLQNNSLTGPIPDLSKLSNLKVLFLDHNLFTGSIPVSIFTLHRLKTLDLSYNNLTGSIPVSINSLNRLYYLRLDSNRINGSVPPLNQSSLHVFNISRNALSGPIPVTKTLSRFKTTSFLDNKGLCGELVHKECRPIQPFFNPSTADVAKQTPPPSSQIEELRSGAPLDRKEKKIHKRSLLIIGVSTACLVLLCSLILLVLVTRKHKNSKKLGKTKKGIFDPSVTGNAEAIIRIEEDNNELEEKVKRVQQGMQQVIGKSGSLVFCAGEVQVYTLEMLMRASAELLGRGTMGTTYKAVLDNRLIVCVKRLDGGRLAGTSQEEFERHMESVGGLRHPNLVPMKAYFQARQERLLVYDYQPNGSLFSLIHGSKSSRAKPLHWTSCLKIAEDVAQGLSYIHQAWRLVHGNLKSSNVLLGSDFEACIADYCLSVLAVLTDDEDPDSTAYKAPEIRKLNHNNHHHRQASAKSDVYSFGVLLLELLTGKHPSEHPYLMPDDMIHWVKSTREDHDGSVGQDSKLEMLLEVAMACSVSSPEQRPTMWQVLKMIQEIKEAVTMENSHEIDLLTGTS; from the exons ATGAAAATACATCAGCTCTTAGTAGTTATTTTTAGTATTCTTCTTTTGTATTTATCTTCTTTAACCACTGCTTCTTCTCATCTACATTCCCATTCCACTGGTAATATATCTCTTCCTTCAGATGCTTCAGCATTGTTAGCATTCAAATACAAAGCTGACTTAGGTAACAAACTTGAGTTTTCTGCTAATACAAGTTTCAGATTCTGCAAATGGAAAGGGGTACAATGCTCAGAAAAGAAAGTGGTTCGTGTTATTATTGAAGGTTTAAGCTTAGGTGGTACATTTCCTAGTAACACATTGTCAAATCTTGATCAATTAAGAGTATTAagtcttcaaaacaactcactTACTGGTCCTATTCCTGATCTTTCTAAACTTAGTAATCTCAAAGTCCTTTTCCTTGACCATAACTTATTCACTGGTTCAATACCAGTTTCCATTTTTACCCTTCATAGACTCAAAACCCTTGATCTTTCTTATAATAACCTCACCGGTTCAATACCCGTTTCAATTAACAGTTTGAACCGGTTGTACTATCTTCGGCTTGACTCGAACCGGATAAACGGTTCAGTCCCACCGTTAAATCAATCTTCCCTTCATGTCTTCAATATTTCCAGAAATGCCCTCTCTGGTCCTATTCCGGTCACTAAAACGCTATCTAGGTTTAAAACAACGTCGTTTTTGGACAATAAAGGACTTTGTGGTGAACTCGTACACAAAGAATGCCGTCCAATACAACCTTTTTTCAACCCATCCACTGCTGATGTCGCCAAACAGACACCACCACCATCAAGCCAAATCGAAGAGTTACGAAGTGGGGCTCCATTGGATcgtaaagaaaagaaaatccatAAAAGATCTTTACTCATTATTGGTGTTTCGACAGCTTGTTTAGTCCTTTTGTGTTCGTtaatattattagtattagtTACTAGAAAGCACAAGAACTCGAAGAAGTTGGGTAAAACAAAGAAAGGTATATTTGATCCAAGTGTTACTGGGAATGCAGAAGCAATAATAAGGATTGAAGAAGATAACAATGAGCTAGAAGAGAAGgtaaaaagagtacaacaaggaATGCAACAAGTGATAGGTAAAAGTGGGAGTTTAGTATTCTGTGCAGGTGAGGTGCAGGTGTATACGCTGGAGATGCTGATGAGAGCTTCTGCTGAGCTTTTAGGTAGAGGGACAATGGGGACCACTTATAAAGCAGTGCTTGATAACCGTTTGATTGTTTGTGTGAAGAGATTGGATGGTGGGAGATTGGCTGGTACAAGTCAAGAAGAGTTTGAGCGGCATATGGAATCAGTAGGTGGGCTTAGACACCCGAATTTGGTTCCGATGAAGGCTTATTTTCAGGCTAGACAAGAAAGGCTTTTGGTTTATGATTATCAGCCCAATGGCAGCCTGTTCTCTCTTATTCATG GTTCCAAGTCATCAAGAGCAAAGCCACTTCACTGGACTTCATGCTTGAAAATAGCAGAGGATGTAGCTCAAGGACTTTCCTACATCCACCAAGCATGGAGGCTTGTCCATGGAAATCTCAAGTCTTCCAACGTCCTCCTCGGCTCGGACTTCGAAGCGTGCATAGCCGATTATTGTCTCTCCGTGCTCGCTGTCCTCACGGACGATGAGGACCCCGATTCTACAGCCTACAAGGCTCCAGAAATCCGGAAACTGAATCacaacaaccaccaccaccgccAAGCAAGTGCCAAGTCCGATGTGTATTCATTTGGCGTTCTTTTACTCGAGCTTCTAACGGGGAAGCATCCTTCGGAACATCCATATTTAATGCCAGATGATATGATCCATTGGGTGAAGTCTACTAGAGAGGATCATGATGGTAGTGTTGGACAAGATAGTAAGTTGGAGATGCTTCTTGAAGTTGCTATGGCTTGTAGCGTGAGCTCACCGGAGCAAAGACCAACAATGTGGCAAGTGTTAAAGATGATACAAGAGATTAAAGAAGCTGTCACTATGGAAAATAGTCATGAAATAGACCTCCTCACTGGCACCTCTTAA